The following are encoded in a window of bacterium genomic DNA:
- a CDS encoding S4 domain-containing protein: protein IPDNIMTNYFELATDVPMDEVKKLEAAWTSGQINPMEAKRRLAREIVTLYHDAEAAQAAEEHFTRLFSKREEDEEAPEHQVPTDLVRDGAVSLSHLIAAIELAPSVGAARRLIEQGGVELNGQKVKTQNPIPLQDLDNALLRVGKLKFARLKV from the coding sequence ATCCCCGACAACATCATGACAAACTATTTCGAACTAGCCACCGATGTGCCGATGGATGAAGTCAAAAAGTTGGAGGCCGCCTGGACCTCCGGCCAAATAAACCCAATGGAAGCAAAACGCCGATTGGCAAGAGAAATCGTCACTCTCTATCACGATGCTGAAGCAGCTCAAGCCGCCGAGGAGCACTTCACCCGCCTTTTCTCCAAGCGTGAAGAGGACGAAGAAGCTCCGGAGCATCAGGTTCCAACCGACTTGGTTCGAGACGGAGCCGTCAGCCTTTCCCACCTAATCGCCGCAATCGAGCTAGCCCCCAGCGTAGGCGCTGCCAGACGATTAATCGAACAAGGCGGAGTCGAGCTTAACGGCCAAAAAGTAAAAACCCAAAACCCCATCCCCCTCCAAGACTTAGACAATGCCCTGCTAAGAGTAGGAAAACTCAAGTTCGCAAGGTTGAAAGTATAA